Proteins from one Cellulosilyticum lentocellum DSM 5427 genomic window:
- a CDS encoding pyridoxamine 5'-phosphate oxidase family protein has protein sequence MNKYEEGLQLIEETFGNGKDNNISLATVARELGTDENPIPVVRIVDAYYENCTFYVVTYAKSNKMLQIEQNPQVSIAGCLEMFTATGVAKNLGWVLDPKNAEIRSKLRTAFAAWYDMANNEDDENCCILAIRLAKGTLNVNHWEKLYHMDFVNKVDMESGGIF, from the coding sequence ATGAATAAGTATGAAGAAGGATTACAGCTAATTGAAGAGACGTTTGGAAATGGCAAAGACAATAATATTTCTCTTGCAACTGTGGCACGAGAGTTAGGAACCGACGAAAATCCTATACCAGTTGTCCGTATTGTGGATGCGTATTACGAAAATTGTACTTTTTATGTTGTTACATATGCAAAATCAAACAAAATGCTGCAAATCGAACAAAACCCTCAAGTATCAATTGCCGGTTGCTTAGAAATGTTTACTGCTACTGGAGTAGCTAAAAACCTTGGTTGGGTGCTTGACCCAAAAAATGCTGAGATTAGAAGCAAACTTCGTACAGCTTTCGCTGCATGGTATGATATGGCAAACAATGAGGATGATGAAAATTGTTGTATTTTAGCAATCCGTCTAGCAAAGGGAACATTAAACGTAAACCATTGGGAAAAATTATATCATATGGATTTTGTTAACAAGGTAGATATGGAGAGTGGAGGAATTTTTTAA
- a CDS encoding manganese catalase family protein — protein sequence MYSLRLINYSTINLQHYGTEELAHMEMISAMVYQLTKDLTPEEVQASGFAPYYIDHTTGVYPVAASGTPYSVMTFQSKGDAITDLHEDLAAEQKARTTYDNLLRLIKDPEICDPLRFLRSREITHYQRFGEALRLMQEELDSKNFYAFNPEFDKKPCK from the coding sequence ATGTATTCCCTAAGATTGATTAATTATAGTACGATTAACCTACAACATTACGGAACAGAAGAACTAGCTCATATGGAAATGATTAGCGCTATGGTTTATCAACTCACCAAAGATTTAACACCTGAAGAAGTGCAAGCATCTGGTTTTGCACCTTATTATATCGATCATACAACAGGTGTCTATCCTGTAGCTGCATCTGGTACGCCTTATAGCGTTATGACTTTTCAATCCAAAGGCGATGCCATTACGGATTTACATGAAGATTTAGCAGCAGAACAAAAAGCAAGAACAACTTATGATAACTTACTTCGTTTAATCAAAGATCCAGAAATCTGTGACCCACTTAGATTTTTACGTTCTAGAGAAATCACCCACTATCAACGTTTTGGCGAAGCGCTAAGACTTATGCAAGAAGAATTAGACAGCAAAAACTTTTATGCTTTTAATCCTGAATTTGATAAAAAGCCTTGTAAATAA
- a CDS encoding GNAT family N-acetyltransferase, with amino-acid sequence MKYNKTIILKNGKECCLRNGIESDGQAVFENFNLTHMQTDYLLSYPDENSFDVTQESRFLKEKSESENEIEIIAMVDNVVVGTAGIEAVGTKYKVRHRAEFGISVAKEFWGIGIGRALMDACIECARDAGYMQLELNVVTENVRAISMYERAGFTEYGRNPRGFNSRKTGFQEVIYMRLEL; translated from the coding sequence ATGAAATATAATAAAACAATAATATTAAAGAACGGCAAGGAATGCTGTTTAAGAAATGGAATTGAAAGTGATGGACAGGCTGTATTCGAGAATTTTAATTTGACGCATATGCAAACCGATTATTTGCTTTCATATCCAGATGAAAATAGTTTTGATGTGACACAGGAAAGCCGATTTTTGAAAGAAAAATCTGAGAGTGAAAATGAGATTGAGATAATTGCCATGGTTGACAATGTAGTTGTCGGGACTGCTGGAATTGAAGCGGTAGGCACTAAATATAAGGTGCGACATCGTGCTGAATTTGGTATTAGTGTTGCCAAAGAGTTTTGGGGAATCGGGATTGGACGAGCGTTAATGGATGCATGTATTGAATGTGCAAGGGATGCTGGATATATGCAACTTGAGCTTAATGTAGTTACTGAAAATGTAAGAGCCATATCAATGTATGAAAGAGCAGGATTTACTGAATATGGCAGAAATCCTAGGGGCTTTAATTCTCGTAAGACAGGATTTCAGGAAGTTATTTATATGAGATTAGAATTGTAA
- a CDS encoding recombinase family protein yields the protein MRILQYCIYLRKSRADIEAEAHGEGETLARHEHALIELAQRQNLNVTQIYREIVSGETISTRPVIQHLLKEVECGIWDGVLVMEVERLARGDTSDQGTISKTFKYSETKIITPSKTYDPLNEFDEEYFEFGLFMSRREYKTINRRLQAGRLASIKEGKYVGNTAPFGYTRYKLENQKGYSLKPNSDSDTVKLIFDLFTHGKKNADGTFTRLGVSLIVRYLNDLHIKPQKNSDWTPSSVRGILENPVYIGKIVWNRRKTVKKMVDGERKISRPRSNPDIYDGLHEPIIDNETWELTKKLLVQNKMAPVPSKKVIANPLSGLIKCGKCGRTMIRRPYGAKYPDTLMCPSTACTTVSTQLSVVEKRVLIALEKWVNDFKLEWESKVKGENNNLQIKEKRKAVTKLESELNALNTQMNSLYTFLERGIYTTEVFLERSRVINESINSVKNAYELLKSELEQDLQANEHTHNLIPNIENVISLYRVAETPAEKNALLKSILSKVVYTKETSGRWHSSPEDFELHVFPKID from the coding sequence GTGAGAATATTGCAATACTGCATATATTTAAGAAAATCTAGGGCTGACATAGAAGCCGAAGCTCATGGTGAAGGAGAAACTTTGGCAAGACATGAGCACGCTTTAATTGAGTTGGCACAACGTCAAAACTTAAATGTAACTCAAATATACAGAGAAATTGTTTCCGGTGAAACGATATCAACTAGACCAGTAATTCAGCATCTACTTAAAGAAGTTGAATGTGGAATATGGGATGGAGTTTTAGTTATGGAAGTGGAACGTCTTGCAAGAGGTGATACATCTGACCAAGGAACTATCTCAAAGACTTTTAAATACTCAGAAACAAAAATAATTACTCCTTCTAAGACTTATGATCCATTAAATGAGTTTGATGAAGAGTATTTTGAGTTTGGACTATTTATGAGTCGTAGGGAATACAAAACGATTAATCGTCGACTACAAGCTGGACGTTTAGCATCAATAAAAGAGGGGAAATATGTCGGGAATACTGCTCCTTTTGGGTACACTCGATACAAACTAGAGAATCAAAAGGGATACTCTTTAAAACCTAATTCAGACTCTGATACTGTTAAACTTATATTTGACTTGTTCACACATGGTAAGAAAAATGCAGATGGCACATTTACACGTTTAGGTGTATCTCTTATAGTTAGATACCTTAATGATCTGCATATAAAACCTCAAAAAAATAGTGATTGGACTCCTTCGTCAGTTCGAGGAATACTTGAAAATCCTGTATATATAGGGAAAATTGTATGGAACAGAAGGAAAACAGTAAAAAAGATGGTTGATGGAGAAAGGAAAATTAGTCGTCCACGCTCTAATCCTGATATTTATGACGGATTACATGAGCCAATTATAGACAATGAAACATGGGAATTGACTAAAAAGCTACTAGTGCAAAATAAAATGGCACCAGTTCCCTCAAAAAAAGTGATTGCTAATCCGTTATCTGGACTAATTAAGTGTGGAAAATGTGGGCGTACAATGATTCGCAGACCATACGGTGCTAAATATCCAGACACATTGATGTGTCCTAGTACTGCTTGCACAACTGTTAGTACTCAACTAAGTGTTGTCGAAAAAAGAGTACTGATTGCTTTAGAAAAATGGGTAAATGATTTTAAACTTGAATGGGAATCAAAAGTTAAAGGTGAAAATAATAACTTGCAGATAAAAGAAAAAAGAAAGGCTGTCACTAAATTAGAGTCTGAGTTGAACGCACTTAATACGCAAATGAATAGTCTATATACTTTTTTAGAGCGTGGGATATATACTACTGAAGTATTTTTGGAACGTTCAAGAGTTATAAACGAATCTATCAATAGTGTAAAAAATGCTTATGAATTATTAAAAAGTGAATTAGAACAAGATTTACAAGCAAATGAGCATACACATAACTTAATTCCAAATATAGAAAATGTTATAAGTCTTTATCGTGTTGCAGAGACACCCGCAGAGAAAAATGCTTTACTAAAGAGTATATTAAGCAAAGTCGTATATACAAAAGAAACTAGTGGTAGATGGCACTCAAGCCCTGAAGACTTTGAACTTCATGTATTCCCTAAGATTGATTAA
- a CDS encoding GNAT family N-acetyltransferase, producing MKDVYEVCPQFENERYLLRFLSANDAQDLLKVYSDKKAVPLFNCDGCFGDFYFTSLEIMQNVIAAWQGEYQKKGFVRWSIIDKCKAEAIGTIELFHRNAEDYFTECGLLRLDLRSDYETASEIERILSLIVLPTFEMFTCDKVATKVIPEAGERKNALLKMNFVLSSEQLVGHDGTNYNNYFVLCK from the coding sequence ATGAAAGATGTTTATGAAGTATGCCCTCAATTTGAAAATGAACGCTATTTATTGCGATTCCTTTCAGCAAATGATGCGCAGGATTTATTAAAGGTATATTCAGATAAAAAAGCAGTTCCCTTATTTAATTGCGATGGTTGTTTCGGTGATTTTTACTTTACGTCCTTGGAAATAATGCAAAACGTTATTGCAGCCTGGCAAGGGGAATATCAAAAAAAAGGCTTTGTACGTTGGTCGATTATAGACAAATGCAAAGCAGAAGCGATTGGGACAATTGAATTATTTCATAGAAACGCTGAGGACTATTTTACTGAATGTGGTTTGTTGCGTCTCGATCTTAGAAGTGATTATGAGACTGCAAGTGAAATAGAGCGTATCTTATCACTCATTGTTCTACCAACATTTGAAATGTTCACATGTGATAAAGTAGCAACAAAAGTGATACCAGAAGCAGGCGAGAGGAAAAATGCATTGCTAAAAATGAATTTTGTTTTATCAAGCGAGCAATTAGTAGGGCATGATGGTACAAACTACAATAATTACTTTGTACTATGTAAATAG
- a CDS encoding LITAF-like zinc ribbon domain-containing protein, producing MNCPRCTSEDLTVINEVHSKGTKLWKLCLCGFLGLCGTGKTTNEQYWVCKNCGNKFKV from the coding sequence ATGAATTGTCCGAGATGTACAAGTGAAGATTTAACTGTAATTAATGAGGTACACTCTAAAGGAACTAAGCTTTGGAAATTATGCTTATGTGGATTTCTAGGACTTTGTGGTACGGGTAAAACGACTAATGAGCAGTACTGGGTATGCAAGAATTGTGGCAACAAATTTAAGGTATAA